In one Lolium rigidum isolate FL_2022 chromosome 3, APGP_CSIRO_Lrig_0.1, whole genome shotgun sequence genomic region, the following are encoded:
- the LOC124701773 gene encoding probable mitochondrial-processing peptidase subunit beta, mitochondrial, whose amino-acid sequence MAFRRILSAALRRRSAAAASAAGTTREASTAVAAAPGAIAPDAAPLRAPVMPYDRISEAVNARVRRLEHPDPRFLRYASPVPAHADHSAILAAPATRVTTLENGLRVATESNLAARTATVGVWIDAGSRYEADEAAGVAHFVEHMLFKGTGTRSAGQLEKEIEDIGGHLNAYTSREQTTYYAKVLDKDVPRAMSILADILQNSKLDDECIKRERSVILREMQEVEGQSEEVIFDHLHATAFQYTSLGRTILGSADDVKSITKQSLEDYIKKHYTASRVVITAAGNVKHEDIVQQAKELFNKLPTDPTTTGMLVAKEPATFTGSEVRIIDDDMPLAQFAVAFNGASWTDPDSIALMVMQTMLGSWNKSAGGGKHMGSELVQRVAINEIAESIMAFNTNYKETGLFGVYAVAKADCLDDLAFAIMQEMSKLSYRVTEDDVIRARNQLKSSIQLHLDGSTAVVEDIGRQLLIYGRRIPIPELFARIDAVDPSTIRRVANRFIFDQDVAIAAMGPIQSLPDYNWFRRRTYMLRY is encoded by the exons ATGGCGTTCCGCCGAATCCTCTCGGCCGCgctgcgccgccgctccgccgcggCGGCCTCCGCGGCCGGGACCACGCGCGAGGCCTCCACGGCCGTCGCCGCGGCCCCCGGCGCCATCGCCCCGGACGCGGCCCCGCTCCGCGCCCCGGTGATGCCGTACGACCGGATCTCCGAGGCCGTCAACGCGCGCGTGCGCCGGCTCGAGCACCCGGACCCGCGCTTCCTCCGCTACGCCAGCCCCGTGCCGGCCCACGCCGACCACTCGGCCATCCTCGCGGCGCCCGCGACCCGCGTCACCACGCTCGAGAACGGCCTGCGCGTCGCCACCGAGTCCAACCTCGCCGCGCGCACCGCCACCGTCGGCGTCTGGATCGACGCGGGGAGCAGGTACGAGGCGGACGAGGCCGCCGGGGTCGCCCATTTCGTCGAGCACATGCTCTTCAAGGGCACCGGCACGCGCAGCGCGGGCCAGCTCGAGAAGGAGATCGAGGATATCGGCGGCCACCTCAACGCCTACACCTCGCGGGAGCAGACCACCTACTATGCCAAGGTGCTCGACAAGGACGTCCCGCGCGCGATGAGTATCCTCGCCGACATTCTGCAGAACTCTAAACTTGATGACGAATGCATCAAGAGAGAGCGGAGTGTAATCCTCCGAGAGATGCAGGAG GTTGAGGGACAATCAGAGGAAGTTATATTCGATCATCTTCATGCAACTGCCTTCCAGTATACTTCTCTTGGCAGAACAATCTTGGGTTCTGCTGATGATGTCAAGTCTATCACCAAACAGAGTCTCGAAGATTACATCAAAAAGCATTACACGGCTTCTAGAGTG GTTATTACTGCTGCTGGTAATGTTAAGCATGAGGATATTGTACAACAGGCAAAGGAGTTGTTTAACAAGCTGCCAACTGACCCTACAACAACTGGCATGTTGGTTGCTAAGGAGCCAGCCACTTTTACCGGTTCTGAG GTTCGAATCATTGATGATGACATGCCCCTCGCTCAATTTGCTGTTGCTTTCAATGGAGCATCCTGGACAGATCCCGATTCTATTGCACTAATGGTTATGCAAACTATGCTTGGTTCGTGGAACAAGAGTGCTGGAGGAGGGAAGCACATGGG TTCCGAGCTTGTACAGAGAGTAGCGATCAATGAAATAGCTGAGAGTATAATGGCATTCAACACAAACTACAAGGAAACCGGCCTGTTTGGTGTCTATGCTGTTGCTAAG GCTGATTGCTTGGATGATTTGGCTTTTGCAATTATGCAAGAGATGAGCAAATTATCATACAGGGTTACTGAAGATGATGTTATTCGTGCACGCAATCAG CTGAAATCCTCCATCCAACTCCATCTGGATGGTTCCACTGCTGTTGTTGAGGATATTGGACGCCAG CTACTCATCTATGGCCGTAGAATTCCTATTCCTGAGCTTTTCGCAAGAATAGATGCAGTTGATCCCAGCACTATCAGGCGTGTTGCAAACCGCTTCATCTTTGACCAG GATGTTGCCATTGCTGCCATGGGACCAATTCAGTCTCTGCCAGACTACAACTGGTTCAGGCGCAGGACCTACATGCTCCGTTACTAG
- the LOC124695022 gene encoding neurofilament heavy polypeptide-like: MATGAAAKTPTKQSTLPATARTPAKHPAPSAPKTPAKPAATAKTPSKSVSRARPVQASENSDPNIIASPPPPASKPAATAKTPSRSVSRARPSQASDNSDPNALASPPPPPSRAPATATATASVRRRRRTLAPVAPPPAPQRRFLVAKKGAHRRRHNNSNNSNTGAFDFDKCREAAREALRASHQEFFLKERQAAAATDDQPKKEEDEEANAAAAEEPEEGDAAGLEGSSKVRAIRSRVMAKALTSVPDSGSGRVRHLVDAFESLLSISGATADAERAGEEAWALPGLQPWKEGADAVFSSSDFLDLGPTRLCSSLDGKSNRSSWDSQATTGGRRSRRNSSESLRSSWNKKLKVTSQHPFKLRTEQRGNAKKQQFIQKVQEMLAEDEKKRVHIAQGLPWTTDEPECLIKPPVKERTEPVDLVLHSDVRAVERAGFDQYVSERTKYAEQLRLEREQQEKLEEEEMIRQLRKELVPKAQPMPYFDRPFVPKRSTKGITIPKEPNFHLRPERLSCYYRQRCMVNGKLKTSAHKRHEQCIRTRVEATAVKRP; encoded by the exons atggcgACCGGGGCGGCGGCGAAGACTCCGACCAAGCAATCGACcctgccggcgacggcgaggacccCCGCCAAGCACCCGGCCCCGTCGGCGCCCAAGACCCCGGCCAAGCCCGCCGCCACGGCGAAGACCCCGTCCAAGTCCGTCTCCCGCGCGCGGCCCGTGCAGGCCTCCGAGAACTCCGACCCCAACATCATCGCCTCCCCTCCCCCGCCGGCGTCCAAGCCCGCCGCCACGGCGAAGACCCCGTCCAGGTCCGTCTCCCGCGCGCGCCCCTCGCAGGCCTCCGACAACTCCGACCCCAACGCCCTCGCctcccctcccccgccgccgtccAGGGccccggccaccgccaccgccaccgcctccgtcCGGCGGAGGCGCCGCACGCTCGCccccgtcgcgccgccgccggccccgcaGCGCCGGTTCCTCGTCGCGAAGAAGGGCGCGCATCGGCGTcgccacaacaacagcaacaacagcaacacCGGCGCGTTCGACTTCGACAAGTGCCGCGAGGCCGCGCGCGAGGCGCTGCGCGCGTCGCACCAGGAGTTCTTCCTCAAGGAgcgccaggccgccgccgccaccgatgaCCAACCCaaaaaggaggaggacgaggaggcaaACGCTGCCGCCGCCGAGGAACCAGAGGAAGGGGACGCGGCCGGACTGGAGGGGAGCAGCAAGGTGCGGGCGATCCGGAGCAGGGTGATGGCCAAGGCGCTGACCAGCGTGCCGGACTCCGGGTCCGGCCGCGTCAGGCACCTGGTGGACGCATTCGAGAGCCTGCTGTCCATCTCCGGCGCCACCGCCGACGCCGAGCGGGCCGGcgaggaggcgtgggcgctgcccGGGCTGCAGCCGTGGAAGGAGGGGGCTGACGCCGTGTTCTCCTCCTCCGATTTCCTGGACCTGGGGCCGACCAGGCTCTGCAGCTCACTCGACGGCAAGAGCAACAG ATCCAGCTGGGACAGCCAGGCTACCACCGGAGGCCGCAGGAGCCGGCGGAAC TCATCTGAGTCGCTAAGGAGTAGCTGGAATAAGAAGCTCAAGGTCACTAGCCAGCATCCTTTCAAGCTCAGAACAGAG CAACGAGGAAACGCAAAAAAGCAGCAGTTCATTCAGAAGGTGCAGGAAATGCTGGCTGAGGATGAAAAGAAGCGCGTACATATCGCTCAAGGACTTCCGTGGACAACAGATGAGCCCGAG TGCTTGATAAAGCCACCGGTCAAGGAAAGGACTGAGCCAGTTGACCTCGTTCTCCATAGTGATGTCCGAGCAGTTGAACGTGCTGGATTCGATCAATAT GTATCCGAGAGGACCAAGTACGCTGAGCAACTAAGGCTGGAGCGGGAGCAACAAGAgaagctggaggaggaagaaatgATACGGCAGTTGAGAAAAGAGCTTGTTCCCAAAGCCCAGCCAATGCCATATTTTGATCGGCCATTCGTCCCAAAAAG GTCCACAAAGGGCATAACAATTCCAAAGGAGCCCAACTTTCATCTCCGGCCTGAAAGGTTATCATG TTACTATCGACAGCGATGCATGGTCAACGGAAAGCTGAAGACTTCAGCCCATAAGCGACATGAACA ATGCATCCGCACCAGGGTTGAAGCAACTGCTGTCAAGAGACCGTAG